The DNA sequence TGATAAGACAAAAGATATCGAAGTAATGGGCGCGTTCATTGCTATCGGTCACCAACCGAACACTGAAATCTTCAAAGGACAAGTTGATATGAAAGATGACTACATCATCGTTCAGTCCGGTCTTGAAGGTAACGCGACACAAACAAGCATCCCAGGCGTCTTCGCTGCGGGTGATGTAATGGACCACAACTACCGCCAAGCAATCACTTCTGCTGGCACAGGTTGTATGGCTGCACTGGATGCTGAACGCTTCCTAGATGGCCTTAACGATAAGTAAATCTGAGATTGCAGATTTGATTATCGAAGCCCTCGCACCAATAGATGCAGGGCGCCATCACATTTTGTTGTAAATCCCTAGAGCCCAGTGGTATATCCACTGGGCTTTCTTTTGTATACTAGCCGCCCTCAACAAATAATAATTATCATTAAGCCTTCATAATGGATAAGAAAAAACAACGCAGCTTGAACAAGTGGCTTAAGCAACAGAGTAAGTTAGCGAAACGCTGGCTTATGATTGCGATTAGCCTTGGCGTACTTTCAAGCGTGTTCTTAATTGCTCAAGCAGCTCTTCTCGCCTCTATTCTTCACCAGCTGATCATCGAAAATGTCGATAAATCTGAACTGGTTGGTCATTTCGCAGGCTTGGCATTATCGGTCGTTGGCCGTGCTGGCTGTACATGGGGACGTGAAATCGCAGGTTATCGCTGTGGTGAACAGATCCGTGTCTATATAAGGCAACTCATCCTTGATAAGTTACGCGAGTTAGGCCCTGCTTACATTAAAGGCAAACCTGCCGGTACGTGGGCAACGCTGTTGCTAGAACAAGTAGAAGACATGCAAGACTTCTTCTCTCGTTACCTGCCTCAGATGTCTTTGTCGGTAATGATTCCATTCATTATTTTGGTTGTGGTGTTCCCAGTAAACTGGGCAGCAGGACTGATCTTCTTGATTACTGCTCCACTGGTACCGATGTTCATGGCACTTGTGGGTATGAAAGCCGCCGATGCAAACCGTAAAAACTTCAAAGCACTGCAGCGTCTTTCTGGTCACTTTTACGACCGTTTGCAGTCCATGACGACTATCCGTCTATTTGACCGCACCAACGCTGAAACAGAGGTACTTAAAGGTGCATCTGAAGTGTTCAGAACGCGTACCATGGATGTGTTGAAAATCGCTTTCTTGTCTTCTGCGGTACTTGAGTTCTTCACGTCGATCTCTATCGCGATGACCGCGGTTTACTTTGGTTTCACCTACATTGGTGAGCTGAACTTCGGCCACTACGGTGCAGGTATTACGCTATTCGCTGGTTTGTTTATCCTTATCTTAGCGCCAGAGTTTTACCAACCTCTACGTGACTTAGGTACTTTCTACCACGCGAAGCAACAAGCGGTTGGCGCAGCCGAAAGTATTGTCGAGTTCCTAGAAACCGACATCACTAAGGTTAAATCAGGCAACACTCAACTCGATTCAGCTCAAGGCATCAATATTGAAGCTACCGACCTAAAAGTGTTAAGCCCTGAAGGTGTTCAATTAGTTGGTCCTATCTCGTTCGCACTGAACACTCGCCAATCGACTGCGTTAGTTGGCCCAAGTGGTGCGGGTAAAACAAGTTTGATCAATGCCATCCTTGGTTTCATGCCTTATGAAGGAAGCTTGAAAATCAATGGTATTGAATTGCGTGACCTCGACTTAACCTCTTGGCGTAAAACCATTAGCTGGGTTGGTCAAAACCCGTTACTACTGCACGGTAGCATTCGTGACAACGTCACTCTAGGTAAGCATGATATCGCTGACCAAGTTGTCGAGAATGCACTTGAGCAATCATTTGCTAGCGAATTTGTAAACGAGCACGGCTTGGATTACATGATTTCTGATCGCTCTGGCGGCCTGTCTGTTGGTCAATCTCAGCGTTTAGCTTTGGCTCGCGCAATGATTCAAGACGGTCAGTTCTGGTTATTAGATGAACCAACAGCCAGCCTAGATACTCGTAGCGAACAGTTAGTGATGAAAGGCATCAATAGCAACATTGAAAGCCGCACTGCCCTGCTTGTGACGCACCAACTCGCTCCTCTTAAATCAGTCGATAATATTCTGGTTATGCGCGATGGTGGTCTGGTTGAACAAGGTCATTACTCTCAGCTTTCGACTGCGGGTGGTTTGTTTGAAGAGATGCTGAACGCGAACTTAGCTCAACAAGATAATAAGGGTAATTTAGATGCGTGATTTACTGCCTTACCTGAAACTCTATAAAAAGCATTGGTTTGGCCTATCGCTAGGCATGCTATTGGCTTTTGCTACTCTGTCGGCTTCTATTGGCTTGTTAACGCTATCAGGCTGGTTCATTTCAGCTTCTGCGGTTGCTGGCCTTACGATTGCACGAGAAACCTTCAACTACATGCTGCCGGGCGGCGGTGTACGTGGTTTGGCAATGAGCCGTACTGCGGGTCGTTGGGGTGAACGTGTTGTCAGCCACAATGCCACATTCAAATTGTTAACTGATTTACGTATCTTCTTCTTTAAGAAGCTGGCTCCGCTGATCCCAGGTCGTATTTCGAACCTTCGTGATGCTGACCTTCTCAACCGTTTGGTTGCTGATGTAGACGCCATGGATCACGTGTACTTACGTTTAGTAAGCCCAGTGACGGTGGGTGTGTTCGGGATCTTCTTCCTGACTCTGTTCTTGATGTGGTTCGATAGCTCACTAGGTTTAATCTTAGGTTCTATCCTTCTGATCATGCTGTTGGTTTGGCCAATCTTGTTCTACAAATTGGGTAAACGTAACGGTGGTGAACTGACACAGAACAAAGCAGATCTTCGTGTAACGACGCTAGATTGGATTGAAGGCTACAGCGAACTGACCCTGTTTGGTGCTGAAGAGCGTTACCGTAATGCGATTCTAGAGACGCAACAGAAGCTGATGGCGAATCAGTTTGTGAATGCCAACCTAACCGGTATGGCGTCAGCAGCTCTGATGCTGTTCAACGGTTTGACGCTTGTTCTTATGCTTTGGCTTGCGGCTGACGGTGTAGGTGGTAATGCACCAGACCCGTTCATCGCGCTAATGGCATTCGCAACTATGGCAAGTTTTGAACTGCTGATGCCTATTGCAGGTGCGTTCCAGCATTTAGGTCAAACTCTGTCTTCTGCTCGTCGCTTGAACGAAGTGATTCTGTCAGAGCCTGAAGTTCAGTTTGCTGAAGAGAAGCTCGACATCAACAAGCCGCTGGATATTACGTTCTCAAACGTGACGTTCAACTACCCTGATTCTGAGCGCAGCGTTCTGAACGCTGTTGACCTAACGATTCCTGCGACTCACAAGGTTGCGATTGTTGGCCAAACGGGTTCGGGCAAATCGACTCTGATTCAGCTTCTGACTCGCTACTGGGATCCTAAAAAGGGCTACATCTCAATCGCGGGTATTGAACTGACGCAGTGGAACGAATCACAGCTTCGTGAATCAATCAGTGTAGTAAGCCAACGTGTCGACATTCTAAATGGTACCTTGCGTGACAACTTGTTGATTGCAAGACCAGAAGCGACCGATGATCACTTAGCCAATATCCTAAGAGATGTTGGCCTAGAAAAGCTGCTTGAGAATAACGCACTTGATAGCTGGTTAGGTGACGGTGGTCGTCAACTGTCTGGTGGTGAGAAGCGCCGTATTGGCATCGCACGTGCGATTCTTCATGATGCCCCTATCCTGCTTCTAGATGAGCCAACAGAAGGCTTAGATAAGCAAACAGAACACAGCATCATGACGCTGTTCGAGAAGCACTTTGAAGGCAAGACGGTTATCTTCATCACGCACCGTTTGATTGGTCTGGAATCGATGGATTCTATCGTTCTGATTGAACAAGGCGAGATTGTTGAGCACGGTTCTCATGAGAAGCTGTTAAACGAAGCAGGACGTTATTTCCAACTTCGTCAGGCAATCTAGCCTGCTTTCATAAGCACAGATAAATAGTTCAAAGCCCGAGTTTATACTCTAATGCCGATCGTTTAAGAAGACTTGAACGATCCTGCAGTTAGAAGATAATCCTCATCAACAATGTTGATGGGGATTTTTTATGCTTGAACAAGAATTAGCAATGGCACACGAGACCATTGAAGATGCCGATAATTATGAATCTGTCGTCGATGCTATTCAGATTGAGTGGATAGAACAAGCTCTTCTTGAAACAAATAAAGCGAGCATAAGACGACGCCGACTTCCCGCGCAGCAAGCTGTCTGGTTAGTTATTTGGATGGGGTTGCAACGCAACATGTCTATCAAAGAGGTATGTAGTTCATTAGACATTGCGCTTCAGCCTAAACCTGAAGATAGTTGGTCTCGTGTCGCACCTAGTGTCCTAACTGATTCACGTCGACGTCTAGATGAGAGCCCATTAGCAGCTCTATTTAACACAACGGTGAAGGCTTGGCACGGAGATATCCTTCAACAAGACAGAGACTTAGAACTTAATGTACTTGCTGTGGATGGAACAACATTTAGATGTCAAGATTCCCCAGAGAACGCTGAAGAATTTGGGTTCATCTCTAAAAAATTGAAACCTTACCCTCAACTTCGTTTAGTCGCTTTGATGTCAACAGAAACACGAATGATTATGGGGGCGGCTTTTGATGGTTGTCATGTCGGTGAAACGACCTTAGCTAAGCGCCTATTCAATGATATCCCCGCACACTCATTGACCTTACTTGATCGTTGTTATTTCTCGGCAGACCTTTTGTTGTCGTGGCAAGAGAGTGCGGAAAATACTCACTGGTTAATGCCTTCAAAACGTAAACTACGTTATGAAGTGTTGGAGAAATATGCGGAAAACGACATGCTCATTTCAATGCCTATCTCTCCTCAAGCTCAACGGCAGAATCCGAATTTACCCGCACGTTGGGAAGCCAGATTAGTCCTATATCAAGAGCCAAAAGGTGAGATAAAAGGTTTTATTACTTCACTTACAGACCCTAGCAAATACTCGCTAGAAAGCCTGCAGCGTGTTTATTGGCAACGCTGGGAGATTGAAGAGGGTTATGGTGAAATTAAACAGACTCAACTGCAAAGTCACGTCACTTTACGAAGTCGTTTTTCTGCCGGTGTGAAGCAAGAGCTTTGGGGCGTATTACTTGCCTATAACTTAGTGCGATTAGAGATGGTTAAGATAGCTTCAGAAGCCGGGGTTCGAGCGACTAGGGTAAGCTTTACTGCTGCAATTAACCTTATAGATGCTCAGTTACGTTGGTTAGCTTTAAGTCCAGACGGAACCCTACCAGTCAAACTTAAAAGGATGAGAGAAAGTCTGAGTCACTTCATTCTTCCAGATAAAAGAAAGGACCGAACGTTTCCACGTTCAGTCCTCTTTGTTCCAGCCAAATATCCGTTTAGGTTCAAGCAGTAATGCTTATCCGAACGGCATTAGAGTTTATACTCGGGCTTTTTTGTGTCTGTGATTCTCCTGAACTACACCCTTCTCCAATCAAACTTGGCCAGTCACTTACAATAAGTACTGACCTTGATGCAAATACCCAAACAGCTTAGAAACGACAAGCGAACGACCCTGCGATGGTTAAATTTATGGAGCAGTACTTCCCTACTCGTGCAGCGATTAAAGCGAAGTTTCCAGGTTACCCGAACAACTAGTTTGGATTCATAACTCTAACTAGCACGTACAAAAAAGCCGAATGTGATAATCACATTCGGCTTTTTGATAACATTCTCGCGAATTGATCGCTAGTACGCTTTTTTCTGTTCTATCGCTATTTGCTATTCGCTAAGAACTTAAAAATAAGCACTCTAATACTAAGAGCTTACAGCTTGAAGCGGCTAATTTCGCTTTCTAGCTCGTGAGACAGCTCAGAAAGTTGAGCGGCTTGCTCTGCAGCTTGGTGTGCTTCGTCTGCTAGCTCGTTAGATACGTCACGGATTCCCTCAGTGTTACGAGTAATCTCAGACGTTACTGATGCTTGCTCTTCTGCAGCAGAAGCAATCTGTGTCGCCATGTCACTAATGCGTTCAACAGCAGCATGGATTTGCGTTAAGCTTGCAGCCGCTGAGTTCGCGTCATCAACACTGGTTTCAGCAAGACTACGGCTATCGTTCATGATGCTAACCGCTTTGCCTGTTGTACCTTGTAGCAACTCAATAGTTTGTTGAATCTCTTGCGTTGAACCGTGTGTACGTTGGCTCAGAACTCGAACTTCATCCGCTACAACCGCGAAACCACGACCTTGTTCACCGGCACGTGCTGCTTCAATAGCCGCGTTAAGTGCAAGTAGGTTCGTTTGTTCTGCAATACCTTGAATGTTAGACAAGATAGCGTTGATGCTGTTGCCGTGCTCTTCAAGTTCTAGGATAACGTTAGTTGCGATTTGAACTTCTTGAGCAAGGTTTTGGATAGAGCTTTGAGTCTGTGTCACTTGACCAGTACCGTGCTCACAAGCGCCAACCGCTTCAGATGAGTTCTGTGCAGTGTGGTCAGCGTTACCCGCGATCTCTTGTGTTGCTGCAGCCATTTCGTTAACGGCTGTTGCTACCATGTTGATTTCGTCTTGTTGCATTTGGATACGAGCACTACGTTCTTCAGCTTGAGAAGCCGTTTGACGTGCTTGGTTGCCTAGCGCAGCAGATACTTCGCTTAGCTTGATCACCATGGTGTGCATGTTGCCTACAAAACGGTTGAAGTTTTCAGCAAGCTTACCAATTTCGTCATCGCTCTTAGGCTCAAGACGTTGAGTAAGGTCGCCCTCACCTGAAGCAATTTCTTCAAGTGCCGCTGAAACACGGTTCAAATCACGGAATAGGAAGCTCACTAACCAAGACACTAATACGATTACGATTAACGTAATAATGACCGCCGTTGTGATCAACTGAGTAAGTAGTGTTGAGTGGTTCGCTTCTTCTGTTGCTTTGTCCATCTGAACCGCGAAGATCCAGTTAGTGTTAGGCACCTTCGTGAAGTAAAGCAGCTTCTCAGCGCCACGTTCTTTGATGATCTCGATGCTACCCGTACGCACTGCGTTCTCGATAATTGGCATAGAGATGTCGTTTGAAAGCTGGCTTACCGGCTTCAGGCTCAGTGCTGAATCTGGGTGTGCGAGGAATGTGCCGTCAGAGGCATCAATTAGCATTGCGTAAGCATTGTCACCAACATCAAGGCTGATTACATCGTTCACTAGTTGGTCGATAAGTACGTCTGCACCCACTACACCAACAAGTTTGCCGTTATGACGCACAGGCTCGGCAATTGTTACTAGCAATGCTTTAGTGATCGCATCTTGGTAAGCCGTTGTGATGATTTGCTTACCTGCAGCGTTTGCTTCTTGGTACCAAGGACGTTGACGAGGATCGTAACCGGCGCGATTACGTTCAGGATGTGAACGGTACATTCCGCCTTCTGGAGTACCTAAAAAGATATCGTCAAAGCCACCCGCTACACGAGCTTGCTTAAGGAAAGGAACAACATCATCCTCTCGTGAAAAGTCATTAAATGCTGATGCGATATCGGTACGGATATCAATCCAGTTTTTAATACCTTCAGATGCTGCTTCTGATACGCTTTCAGCTCGTAGGTATACGCCATTACGAGTCTGTTCAAATAATTGGTTTGCTGACAACCAAGTCAACGCTGTAGCCATAACGACAACAGCAGATAGGCTAGCACCTATCAACTTCTGCTTTAGTGTTAGTTTCATGTCAAAGTTTCACGAGTGGTGGGAAATCTCGCGCATACTACCCAATATCAGTATTAAATTCGAGCGATTTCACAATTTAATATTGGAATATATTTTTATGTAAACCATGGCCTTAGCTTATGCCAATTCCTTGGCTTTTCGCCAAATTCACGGCGCTATTAAGTGTATGGTTATTAGAAAATATGTCAGCTTCAATACGGTAAAATAGGTATTGGAATAGATAGAAAAATAGATGTAAAAAAGGCAGGAGAGTTTCCTCACCTGCCTTCTTATTATTAAGCATTCGACCGTCTATAAATCGCGGTCAATTTTAGCTTTAAAGGTTAGCGTTTTTCTGTACGCATACCCATTAGCAAGCTCACACACATCAATAATAGAATGATGGTGAATGGCAATGCCGTCGATATTGCGCCCGCTTGTAGAGCCTGTACTGCTTCTGTACCGCCAACCCACAATAGAGCGACTGCAATCGCACCTTCAAGGAACGCCCAGAACACACGTTGAGGTACAGGCGTATCAACTTTACCACCTGCGGTGATGCTGTCGATTACTAGAGAGCCTGAGTCAGACGATGTAATGAAGAATACTAGAACTAAGATAACCGCAATGATTGATAGCAGCGTACCGAACGGTAGAGCATCAAACATTTGGAACATTGCCAGTGATACATCAGTCAAACCATCTTGACCAAGGATACCCACGTTATTCACGATTTGGTCAATCGCCATGCCACCAAATACTGACATCCAAATGATAGTAACAGTCGTTGGAACAATCAGAACAGCTGTGATGAACTCACGAACCGTACGACCTTTAGAAACACGCGCGATAAACATACCTACGAATGGTGACCATGAAATCCACCAAGCCCAGTAGAATACCGTCCAGCCGTGCATCCACGCTTCATCTTCACGACCATGAGGGTTACTCAAAGGAATGATGTTTTCAACGTATGCCATAAAGGTTGTTGGGATAGAACCTAAACTCACCGCATAGCCGATTAGAGCCACTAAGATAAGCAGTAGGAAAGCAACCAACATGTTGATGTTACTGATAACTTTAACGCCGCCATCAATACCGCGAAGCACTGACACGACCGCTAATAACGTTACTACGGTAATAACAACAACTTGTAACCCTAAGCCAGCCTCGATTCCGAAGACATGTTGAATACCACTTGCTGCTTGTTGTGCACCTAAGCCCAGCGACGTCGCCAAACCAAACAGCGTTGCAAGAACCGCCAGAATATCAACAATGTGACCAGCCCACCCCCACGCTCTATCACCCAAGATTGGGTAGAAAATAGAACGAATAGAAAGAGGCAATCCCTTGTTGTAAGAGAAAAACGCAAGTGACAGTGCTACTACGCCATAAATCGCCCAAGGGTGTAGACCCCAGTGATACATGGTTGCACCTAGCGCCAACTTAGCAGCTTCTGGTGTGTTTGGTTCAACACCTAACGGGGTTTCAAACCAACCCGTGAAGTAAGCAGCGGGTTCCGCCACACTCCAGAACATTAGGCCGATACCCATACCTGCGGCAAACAACATCGATAGCCAAGACATGAATGAGTAATCTGCCGTCGCATCAACACCACCAAGGCGGATTTTACCATACGGAGAAACAATTAAGCCTAAGCAGAAAACAACGAAAACATTACCCGACCAGATGAAAAGCCAATCAAACGAATTGATGATCTGGCCTTTAACGCCATCTAGTGCTGCCTTTGCTGAAGCGGTATCTGTAATCAGAATGCCGATCAGGAACAAAGCAATAAGTCCTGCACTGATACCAAATACTGGGTTATGAACATCAAAACCCCATTTTTGGACGTTATCTTGACCGACAGTGTAATCCGTACTGTCGATACTGTATTTATCTATACCTTTAGTCATTATCCCTCTCTACGGAATATTGATAGGGTCTGTTGACCTTACTATCCCTTACTTACTTGTGACTGAATCACAAACTCGAACACACGATCCAAGTAATACAAGCTGTTGTCACAATAATTCAAATACTTGGATGTCTGAAGTTTAGCAGGTTAACTTATTGTTTTCAGTAAACCAGAATCGGTTCGATGGGTTTTCATCCAATATTCACGTAATTACTCAAATTACTGACGAAAAAAAGGCCGAACAAGTCGGCCGTTATTTGAATAATACTTTTAACTCAAAGCATTTTGCTGCTTAACCAATTGATTTTCGGTACGCAAACCTAGCAATAAGCTTAGGCACATAAGCAATAATATGAACGCAAATGGTAGCGCCATTGATACCGTTCCAGCTTGCAGTGCTTGAATGGATTCCGTACCGCCAACCCACAATAGAACAGCTGCAATCGCACCGCCCATCAACGCCCAAAATACACGTTGAGGAACAGGGGCATCAACTTTACCGCCAGAAGTAATGCTGTCGATAACTAATGAGCCTGAATCTGACGAGGTGATGAAGAACACCATAATCAAACCAATCGATACTACAGAAAGCACAGAACTCATTGGCAGCGCATCATAAGTGTGGAATAGAGAAAGCGTAATATCTTGCAAACCATTCACGCCTATCTCACCCACCTTGTTCGCCACTTGATCAATCGCGATACCACCGAAAATAGCCATCCAGATGATGATTACTGTCGTTGGGATGAACAATACAGCGACGATGAATTCACGAATAGTACGACCTTTAGAGATACGCGCGATGAACATGCCTACGAATGGTGACCAAGACATCCACCAAGCCCAATAGAATACCGTCCAACCCTGCATCCAAGTTTCATCATCACGACCATGAGGATTACTTAGAGGAATAAAGTTTTCAATGTAGCCCATTAGCGCGGTTGGGATTGCTTTAATACCCGCCATACCACCAGCGATCGTTACGAAGATAAGCAAGCCCAAAGCAACCAACATGTTGATGTTACTTAAAACCTTCACGCCACCGTTAATACCGCGAACCACTGACATTGTTGCTAAGAAAGTGACCACTGCGATAACAATGAGCTGCATGCCAATACCACCATCGGTACCAAACACATGGTTAATACCACTGGTTGCTTGCTGTGCGCCTAGGCCAAGCGATGTTGCAAGGCCAAATAGCGTAGCCAGTACCGCGACGATATCAACGATATGTCCAAACCAACCCCAAGTTCTGTCACCGAGTAGCGGGTAAAAGATTGATCGAATAGAAAGCGGTAAGCCTTTATTGAAAGTGAAAAAAGCGAGGGCTAGAGCAACAACGGCGTAAATAGACCAACCGTGTAAACCCCAGTTATAAATAGTTGCGCCAAGCGCCAACTTAGCTGCTTCAGGAGAATAAGCTTCAACACCGAGTGGCGTTTCATACCAGCCCGTGAAGTAAGCTACTGGCTCAGCAACACCCCAGAACATCAAACCAATACCCATTCCTGCGGCGAATAACATCGACATCCAAGATAGGTTGGAGTGCTCTGCTTTGGCATCATTGCCACCAATACGTATCTTGCCATACGGAGAGACAATGAGGGCAAAACAGAAAATAACAAAGATGTTGGCTGCCCACATGAAGAAACCATCGAAGTTACCGATGACTTTCCATTTAATTCCATCAAGTGCTGATTTTGCGGTTTCAGGATCAGCGATCAAAAGTGCAACCAGGAAGATGATAATCGCTCCTGCACTGATTCCAAATACTGGGTTATGGACGTCAAAACCCCATTTCTGAACGTTATCTTGTCCTACTGTATAATCGGTATTTTCAATACTATACCTATCTTTTACAGGCTCCATGTTTCCTCTCTAATTTGTAGCGCACAGTTTGCAACATTGCATTCGGCGCTTAAATTTCGAAAAGAAGGATATCAACCTGTCGCAAAAATACTAAAAAAACCGCCAAAAATCAGGCATAAATTACAACTTTAGTAATTAAATTACACATTTAATGTAATTTAGCGTAAGATCACTCCACAAGCCCAGAATTAACAGCATATTTAGCTAGCTCTGCCGTAGAGTGAATATCCAGCTTATGCTTAATGTTTTGTCTATGAGTTTCGACGGTTCGATAACTGATATTCAGCGCCTTTGCGACCTCTTTACTGCTCTCCCCTTTCGCCACCAATTTCAACACTGCTTCTTCACGCCTGCTCAATGGATTCTTTACAGATTGCGTGGGAGTAATAGGCTGTGTGAACAAATTCTGTGTTACTTTTTCACAGAAATAGGTCGAACCTTGGTTCACCGTTTTAATCGCCTGTACCATCTTTTCCGCGGAAATCTCTTTCAACATATAGCCGACGGCACCCGACTGCATCACTTTCATGATGTATTCACGGTTGTTATGCATGGTCAGCATCAACACCTTGGCATCAGGGTCTTCTTCTTTAATCAGGTGGGTGGCGTCAATGCCATTCATTATAGGCATGCTGATATCCATCAACACCACATCAGGACGCAGAGTTTTAACTATTTCTACCGCTTCTAATCCATTACTGGCGGTACCTATCACACAAATATCTGGCTCGAGTTCCAATCTCGCCATAAAGCCATCCAATACCACTTGGTGATCGTCAGCGATCACAACTCGAATAACTTCACTCATTCATTAATCCCTCTAGTGTCAGTAACACTGTAATTTCTGTTCCGAGGCCAATCTCACTCATCAATTCAAAATCACCACCAATGAACTCCACTCGCTCTCTCATATTGCGCAGACCGATCCCTCGTTTTTCCATCGCTTTATAGGTGTTGAAACCGACACCGTTGTCTTGGATTAGAAGCTGTAACACGTTGCCAATTTGCTGCGCGATAACCGTTACTTTGGTCGCTTGTGCGTGTTTCTCTATG is a window from the Vibrio splendidus genome containing:
- a CDS encoding methyl-accepting chemotaxis protein — translated: MKLTLKQKLIGASLSAVVVMATALTWLSANQLFEQTRNGVYLRAESVSEAASEGIKNWIDIRTDIASAFNDFSREDDVVPFLKQARVAGGFDDIFLGTPEGGMYRSHPERNRAGYDPRQRPWYQEANAAGKQIITTAYQDAITKALLVTIAEPVRHNGKLVGVVGADVLIDQLVNDVISLDVGDNAYAMLIDASDGTFLAHPDSALSLKPVSQLSNDISMPIIENAVRTGSIEIIKERGAEKLLYFTKVPNTNWIFAVQMDKATEEANHSTLLTQLITTAVIITLIVIVLVSWLVSFLFRDLNRVSAALEEIASGEGDLTQRLEPKSDDEIGKLAENFNRFVGNMHTMVIKLSEVSAALGNQARQTASQAEERSARIQMQQDEINMVATAVNEMAAATQEIAGNADHTAQNSSEAVGACEHGTGQVTQTQSSIQNLAQEVQIATNVILELEEHGNSINAILSNIQGIAEQTNLLALNAAIEAARAGEQGRGFAVVADEVRVLSQRTHGSTQEIQQTIELLQGTTGKAVSIMNDSRSLAETSVDDANSAAASLTQIHAAVERISDMATQIASAAEEQASVTSEITRNTEGIRDVSNELADEAHQAAEQAAQLSELSHELESEISRFKL
- a CDS encoding BCCT family transporter, which codes for MTKGIDKYSIDSTDYTVGQDNVQKWGFDVHNPVFGISAGLIALFLIGILITDTASAKAALDGVKGQIINSFDWLFIWSGNVFVVFCLGLIVSPYGKIRLGGVDATADYSFMSWLSMLFAAGMGIGLMFWSVAEPAAYFTGWFETPLGVEPNTPEAAKLALGATMYHWGLHPWAIYGVVALSLAFFSYNKGLPLSIRSIFYPILGDRAWGWAGHIVDILAVLATLFGLATSLGLGAQQAASGIQHVFGIEAGLGLQVVVITVVTLLAVVSVLRGIDGGVKVISNINMLVAFLLLILVALIGYAVSLGSIPTTFMAYVENIIPLSNPHGREDEAWMHGWTVFYWAWWISWSPFVGMFIARVSKGRTVREFITAVLIVPTTVTIIWMSVFGGMAIDQIVNNVGILGQDGLTDVSLAMFQMFDALPFGTLLSIIAVILVLVFFITSSDSGSLVIDSITAGGKVDTPVPQRVFWAFLEGAIAVALLWVGGTEAVQALQAGAISTALPFTIILLLMCVSLLMGMRTEKR
- the cydD gene encoding heme ABC transporter permease/ATP-binding protein CydD produces the protein MDKKKQRSLNKWLKQQSKLAKRWLMIAISLGVLSSVFLIAQAALLASILHQLIIENVDKSELVGHFAGLALSVVGRAGCTWGREIAGYRCGEQIRVYIRQLILDKLRELGPAYIKGKPAGTWATLLLEQVEDMQDFFSRYLPQMSLSVMIPFIILVVVFPVNWAAGLIFLITAPLVPMFMALVGMKAADANRKNFKALQRLSGHFYDRLQSMTTIRLFDRTNAETEVLKGASEVFRTRTMDVLKIAFLSSAVLEFFTSISIAMTAVYFGFTYIGELNFGHYGAGITLFAGLFILILAPEFYQPLRDLGTFYHAKQQAVGAAESIVEFLETDITKVKSGNTQLDSAQGINIEATDLKVLSPEGVQLVGPISFALNTRQSTALVGPSGAGKTSLINAILGFMPYEGSLKINGIELRDLDLTSWRKTISWVGQNPLLLHGSIRDNVTLGKHDIADQVVENALEQSFASEFVNEHGLDYMISDRSGGLSVGQSQRLALARAMIQDGQFWLLDEPTASLDTRSEQLVMKGINSNIESRTALLVTHQLAPLKSVDNILVMRDGGLVEQGHYSQLSTAGGLFEEMLNANLAQQDNKGNLDA
- the cydC gene encoding heme ABC transporter ATP-binding protein/permease CydC; this translates as MRDLLPYLKLYKKHWFGLSLGMLLAFATLSASIGLLTLSGWFISASAVAGLTIARETFNYMLPGGGVRGLAMSRTAGRWGERVVSHNATFKLLTDLRIFFFKKLAPLIPGRISNLRDADLLNRLVADVDAMDHVYLRLVSPVTVGVFGIFFLTLFLMWFDSSLGLILGSILLIMLLVWPILFYKLGKRNGGELTQNKADLRVTTLDWIEGYSELTLFGAEERYRNAILETQQKLMANQFVNANLTGMASAALMLFNGLTLVLMLWLAADGVGGNAPDPFIALMAFATMASFELLMPIAGAFQHLGQTLSSARRLNEVILSEPEVQFAEEKLDINKPLDITFSNVTFNYPDSERSVLNAVDLTIPATHKVAIVGQTGSGKSTLIQLLTRYWDPKKGYISIAGIELTQWNESQLRESISVVSQRVDILNGTLRDNLLIARPEATDDHLANILRDVGLEKLLENNALDSWLGDGGRQLSGGEKRRIGIARAILHDAPILLLDEPTEGLDKQTEHSIMTLFEKHFEGKTVIFITHRLIGLESMDSIVLIEQGEIVEHGSHEKLLNEAGRYFQLRQAI
- a CDS encoding IS4 family transposase, which codes for MLEQELAMAHETIEDADNYESVVDAIQIEWIEQALLETNKASIRRRRLPAQQAVWLVIWMGLQRNMSIKEVCSSLDIALQPKPEDSWSRVAPSVLTDSRRRLDESPLAALFNTTVKAWHGDILQQDRDLELNVLAVDGTTFRCQDSPENAEEFGFISKKLKPYPQLRLVALMSTETRMIMGAAFDGCHVGETTLAKRLFNDIPAHSLTLLDRCYFSADLLLSWQESAENTHWLMPSKRKLRYEVLEKYAENDMLISMPISPQAQRQNPNLPARWEARLVLYQEPKGEIKGFITSLTDPSKYSLESLQRVYWQRWEIEEGYGEIKQTQLQSHVTLRSRFSAGVKQELWGVLLAYNLVRLEMVKIASEAGVRATRVSFTAAINLIDAQLRWLALSPDGTLPVKLKRMRESLSHFILPDKRKDRTFPRSVLFVPAKYPFRFKQ